A single window of Sulfurimonas sp. hsl 1-7 DNA harbors:
- a CDS encoding PhnD/SsuA/transferrin family substrate-binding protein, with amino-acid sequence MSLVKRTLLFIVLLSIPLLATQKREIYFSPLPMKNEQKTIQAFIPLIDYLQKNSSLTIKFNYQNNYEDILKGFEDGTIDIAYLGPLPYAILKSKYPDIEPIVSFKQKDGKAFYRCALSKFSEDKIDFDKKLKIALTQPLSTCGYYATRKLLKKKFGVALEEQLYNYTMSHTNALTSVMREEFVLAGSTEAIAKQYESLGMDIVAVSELLPGFTIVVNKKTLSDQEITKLTYTLLSIPKTTYEKWDLSLRYGVVPADTKLYDSLNIDCEIPKEGNMK; translated from the coding sequence ATGAGCCTTGTTAAAAGAACACTTCTTTTTATAGTTCTATTGTCAATACCACTTTTAGCAACTCAAAAAAGGGAGATTTATTTTTCTCCCCTGCCTATGAAAAATGAGCAAAAAACTATTCAAGCTTTTATCCCTCTTATAGACTACCTGCAAAAGAACAGCTCCTTAACCATCAAGTTTAACTATCAAAATAACTATGAAGATATTTTAAAAGGTTTTGAAGATGGAACCATCGATATAGCTTATCTTGGACCTTTACCATATGCAATATTAAAATCAAAATATCCAGATATTGAACCGATCGTTTCATTTAAACAAAAAGATGGAAAAGCTTTTTATAGATGTGCACTATCTAAATTTAGTGAAGATAAGATTGATTTTGATAAAAAATTAAAGATTGCACTTACACAGCCGCTTTCTACCTGCGGTTACTACGCTACAAGAAAACTGCTAAAGAAAAAATTTGGAGTTGCCCTTGAAGAGCAGCTGTATAACTATACAATGTCACATACAAATGCATTAACTTCTGTAATGAGAGAGGAGTTTGTCCTTGCCGGCTCAACCGAAGCTATTGCTAAGCAGTATGAATCACTCGGTATGGATATTGTAGCTGTAAGTGAACTGCTTCCGGGATTTACTATAGTTGTCAATAAAAAAACGCTTTCAGATCAAGAGATCACAAAGCTTACCTATACACTTTTAAGTATTCCAAAAACAACTTATGAAAAGTGGGACCTTAGTTTAAGATATGGTGTAGTACCTGCAGATACAAAATTATATGATAGTTTAAATATAGATTGTGAGATACCAAAAGAGGGGAATATGAAATGA
- a CDS encoding DNA-processing protein DprA, which yields MIAKIDFEIDSLNAMKKYPENLYYKGNIELLESKKISVVGSRKPNQYARNITQELCSKLALRGIKIVSGGAIGIDAIAHKSAGAANTIMVAGTGLDVRYPAVNKNLIQEIENKGLVLSQFAKGEPSRRYNFPLRNELIVALSDILIVAYADLDSGTMRSVEYALKMEKEIYVFPHRLGESEGSSQLLKEGKAKLIYNIDEFIEQFGTREKNEVDEDEFLLFCKTNPTYEEAMKKDATKLFEYELLGKVEVKNSKVYIVSL from the coding sequence ATGATTGCAAAAATAGATTTTGAGATAGATAGTTTAAACGCTATGAAAAAATATCCTGAAAATCTCTACTATAAAGGTAACATTGAGTTATTGGAATCTAAAAAAATATCGGTTGTAGGAAGTAGAAAACCAAATCAATATGCCCGAAATATCACACAGGAACTTTGTTCCAAATTAGCCTTAAGAGGTATTAAAATAGTCAGCGGCGGAGCAATTGGAATAGATGCTATTGCACATAAAAGTGCGGGGGCTGCAAATACTATTATGGTAGCAGGGACAGGTTTAGATGTCCGCTATCCTGCTGTGAATAAAAACCTGATCCAAGAGATAGAAAACAAAGGGTTAGTGTTAAGTCAGTTTGCCAAGGGTGAACCCTCAAGAAGATATAACTTCCCTCTTCGAAATGAGTTGATCGTAGCTTTGAGCGATATCTTGATCGTAGCGTATGCTGATTTAGATAGTGGAACGATGAGAAGTGTAGAGTATGCTTTAAAGATGGAAAAAGAGATCTATGTGTTTCCTCATAGGTTAGGTGAAAGCGAAGGGAGTTCTCAACTTCTTAAAGAGGGTAAGGCTAAGCTTATCTATAACATTGATGAATTTATAGAACAGTTTGGTACGAGAGAAAAAAATGAAGTTGATGAAGATGAGTTTTTACTCTTTTGTAAAACAAATCCAACGTATGAAGAGGCGATGAAGAAAGATGCTACAAAACTTTTTGAGTATGAGCTTCTTGGTAAAGTAGAGGTAAAAAACTCAAAAGTCTACATCGTATCACTATAA
- a CDS encoding divergent polysaccharide deacetylase family protein — protein sequence MARKRKKKTSSSSKILTYTAWFLAIVALMLSSLVAGYYFGFNEGKEQISTLVKKEQQKQKELLKKLEKTAKIEKQDVTKRLQEVLKKESKSYTSASHEIEDTTLVNPPKKVVEKRVVTTHKPELTIIIDDVSTASQVRAIKSLQIPLTMSFLPPSPARPNSAKLAAKESGYMVHLPMEAQHFSKEEPYTLRVHDSQQEIFKRVEDIKQLFPKVEYINNHTGSKFTSNEVAMNRLYFAFQKLGLHFVDSRTTAQTQAPKVSKNYGVKYVARDVFLDHHMEKEYVKEQIKKAVEFAKTHGKAIAIGHPHKNTLQALAESKALLKSVQLVKIGTMY from the coding sequence ATGGCAAGAAAAAGAAAAAAGAAAACATCGTCAAGTTCAAAAATACTTACTTATACGGCTTGGTTTTTAGCTATTGTAGCATTGATGCTGAGTTCATTGGTAGCTGGGTACTATTTTGGGTTTAACGAAGGAAAAGAGCAGATTAGCACTCTTGTAAAAAAAGAGCAGCAAAAGCAAAAAGAGTTACTGAAAAAACTTGAAAAAACGGCTAAAATTGAAAAACAGGATGTGACAAAAAGATTACAAGAAGTCTTGAAAAAAGAGTCTAAATCATATACATCGGCTTCACATGAAATTGAAGACACTACACTTGTTAATCCTCCAAAGAAGGTAGTTGAAAAAAGAGTTGTCACTACTCATAAACCGGAGTTGACAATTATTATTGATGACGTAAGTACAGCTTCGCAGGTTCGCGCTATAAAATCTTTGCAAATACCATTGACTATGTCTTTCTTGCCACCTAGTCCTGCACGTCCTAACTCTGCAAAGTTGGCTGCAAAAGAGAGCGGCTATATGGTTCACTTACCGATGGAGGCACAACATTTTTCCAAAGAAGAACCATATACTTTACGTGTGCATGATTCGCAACAAGAGATCTTTAAAAGAGTAGAAGATATAAAACAACTTTTCCCAAAAGTGGAGTATATCAATAACCATACAGGTAGCAAGTTTACCTCAAATGAAGTGGCTATGAACAGACTCTACTTTGCATTTCAAAAGTTAGGATTACATTTTGTAGACAGTAGAACAACTGCACAAACACAAGCACCGAAAGTCTCAAAAAATTACGGTGTAAAATATGTTGCCCGTGATGTTTTTCTAGATCATCATATGGAAAAAGAGTATGTAAAAGAGCAGATCAAAAAAGCTGTAGAGTTTGCAAAAACACATGGAAAAGCTATAGCGATCGGCCATCCGCATAAAAATACTTTACAAGCTTTAGCCGAGTCAAAAGCACTCCTTAAAAGTGTACAGCTTGTAAAAATAGGTACCATGTACTAG
- the rpsF gene encoding 30S ribosomal protein S6, with protein MRKYENLVIVKPTLTAEEIQASIAAIEEVITSNGGEIAATDAMGMRKLAYPIAKNERGYYHVIYYSVAPSSITEIERRFRINEEILRFVTIKYEKNSEVKAWDALVEKAKKAPVAKEEAPATEEAAE; from the coding sequence ATGAGAAAATACGAAAACCTAGTAATCGTAAAACCTACATTAACTGCTGAAGAGATTCAAGCTAGCATTGCTGCTATCGAAGAAGTAATCACTTCTAACGGTGGTGAAATCGCTGCTACAGATGCAATGGGAATGAGAAAACTTGCTTACCCAATCGCTAAAAACGAACGTGGTTATTACCATGTTATCTACTATTCAGTAGCACCATCTTCAATTACTGAAATTGAAAGACGTTTCCGTATTAACGAGGAAATTCTTCGTTTCGTAACTATCAAATACGAAAAAAACAGTGAAGTAAAAGCATGGGATGCATTAGTTGAAAAAGCTAAAAAAGCTCCAGTTGCTAAAGAAGAAGCACCAGCTACAGAAGAAGCTGCTGAATAA
- a CDS encoding single-stranded DNA-binding protein, protein MFNKIILVGNLTRDIELRYSQGGSSIAKSAIATTRKFTSNGERKEEVCFVDITFFGRSGEIANQYLRKGSKILVEGRLNFEQWVDQNGQKRSKHSVIVESMQMLDAKGTNPSMGAPGMSQDMPQGNFGGNDYNAPMQGQAQSYQAPQMQQQPSYEQQPTQNYGQQNQGYSQQQVAAQQSREMPSSNSIPEIDIDEDEIPF, encoded by the coding sequence ATGTTCAATAAAATAATCTTGGTTGGGAACTTAACTCGCGATATCGAACTTAGATACTCTCAAGGTGGTAGTTCAATTGCAAAATCTGCAATCGCTACAACTCGTAAATTCACAAGTAACGGTGAAAGAAAAGAGGAAGTATGTTTCGTAGATATCACTTTCTTCGGAAGAAGCGGAGAGATCGCAAACCAATACCTTCGTAAAGGGAGTAAAATCCTAGTAGAGGGAAGATTGAATTTTGAACAATGGGTTGACCAAAATGGACAAAAAAGATCTAAACACTCTGTTATAGTTGAGTCTATGCAAATGCTTGATGCTAAAGGTACAAACCCATCAATGGGTGCACCTGGAATGTCTCAAGATATGCCACAGGGTAATTTTGGTGGTAATGATTACAATGCTCCTATGCAGGGGCAAGCGCAATCATACCAAGCACCACAAATGCAACAACAGCCAAGTTATGAGCAACAACCTACTCAAAACTACGGTCAACAAAATCAAGGCTACTCTCAGCAACAAGTTGCGGCTCAACAAAGTAGAGAGATGCCTAGTAGCAACTCTATACCTGAAATAGATATAGATGAAGATGAAATTCCATTTTAG
- the rpsR gene encoding 30S ribosomal protein S18 — protein MSEKRKYKKRYCKYCEAKVDFIDYKDVANLRFSLSERYKIMPRRLTGNCKRHQDMISTVIKRARAAALVPYTVTRKAVVTNPFENLK, from the coding sequence ATGTCAGAAAAAAGAAAATACAAAAAAAGATATTGTAAATATTGTGAAGCAAAAGTTGACTTCATCGATTATAAAGATGTAGCAAACTTACGTTTTTCTCTTTCAGAGAGATATAAAATCATGCCACGTCGTTTAACAGGTAACTGTAAACGTCACCAAGACATGATCTCAACTGTGATCAAACGTGCTCGTGCAGCTGCATTAGTACCATACACTGTAACTCGTAAAGCAGTTGTAACTAATCCATTTGAAAATTTAAAATAG
- a CDS encoding OmpA family protein produces the protein MKHFLLPFLLFISLFAQQKEFSIIIHKPFDAALLDITQNYDRTISAIGFSNQNIQTTHHSKTYSDPFEYLASVSGQYGMQMHLVQVDDQANIVLSKVAKLSRFNKAVALVKTPDDGYFVGGYTLDGELIVVKLDAKANVVFTKIFGTKNYDRMNKLVLLSDGGVLAVGSSFTTRDTSDNMFETGLGVSDIFLTRFSKNGHMQWSKKFGTKDDDKGIDAVEAADGSFVVISTTSYNQHTDATLMRVTENGNKLWLKQYKSENLLTPKRILKLRDNNFLVSLVEYNALQQEHIRLIKFDLYKNVLLDKKIFTTYPSGLNDIKEFSDGTIMGVGYVKDAFNTDALAMLLDSNLAMLRQEHYGEDNYDLFTSLVILNNSEIAAAGIHTDNDSQETNMWIMKLNRDTTITKVQLNSKSLYDKLCELFAQEIHNKQIKITQDLDIELLDSSLFFQVGVYKLTDKQKQFIKSFGKKLIPFLIKHQESVAQLQINGHTSSEWAKEEYTSRYLKNEKLSMQRAYSVFSTLFRTQDTTTQKWLSKIIVGSGFSSSKKEVFNYIENKRLSRRVSFKIITQ, from the coding sequence ATGAAACATTTCCTTTTACCCTTTCTACTTTTTATCTCCCTATTTGCACAACAAAAAGAATTCTCTATTATTATTCATAAACCGTTTGATGCAGCACTCTTAGATATTACTCAAAACTACGATAGAACAATCTCGGCTATCGGTTTTTCAAATCAAAACATACAAACAACACACCACTCTAAAACATACTCCGACCCATTTGAATATCTTGCCAGTGTTTCAGGACAGTACGGGATGCAGATGCATCTGGTCCAAGTAGATGACCAAGCTAACATTGTTCTTTCAAAAGTCGCAAAATTATCTCGTTTCAATAAAGCCGTGGCACTTGTTAAAACACCTGATGATGGGTACTTTGTAGGTGGTTACACTTTAGACGGAGAGCTCATAGTTGTTAAACTTGATGCAAAAGCAAATGTAGTTTTTACAAAGATATTCGGTACTAAAAACTACGATCGTATGAATAAGCTGGTACTTTTAAGTGACGGCGGAGTATTGGCAGTGGGTTCATCTTTTACAACAAGAGATACAAGTGACAATATGTTTGAAACAGGTCTTGGAGTGAGTGATATATTTCTTACAAGATTTTCAAAAAACGGCCATATGCAATGGAGTAAAAAGTTTGGGACAAAAGATGATGACAAGGGTATAGATGCTGTAGAAGCCGCTGACGGCAGTTTTGTAGTTATCAGTACTACCTCTTACAACCAACACACAGATGCTACATTGATGAGGGTTACAGAAAACGGAAATAAACTTTGGCTCAAACAATACAAATCAGAAAACTTGCTCACTCCAAAAAGGATACTCAAACTTCGTGACAACAACTTTCTTGTCTCTTTGGTAGAATACAATGCTCTCCAACAAGAGCATATCCGTCTTATTAAATTTGACCTCTATAAAAATGTTTTACTCGATAAAAAAATATTTACTACATATCCAAGTGGTCTTAATGATATAAAAGAGTTCTCAGACGGAACTATAATGGGTGTAGGATATGTCAAGGATGCATTCAATACCGATGCTTTGGCTATGTTGCTCGACTCAAACCTAGCAATGCTTAGACAAGAGCATTACGGTGAAGACAATTATGATCTCTTTACCTCATTGGTAATTTTAAACAATTCTGAAATTGCGGCAGCAGGCATCCATACAGATAACGATTCACAAGAAACAAATATGTGGATCATGAAGCTAAACAGAGATACTACGATTACAAAAGTTCAACTCAATTCCAAATCTCTATATGATAAACTTTGTGAACTTTTTGCACAAGAGATTCACAATAAACAGATAAAAATAACACAAGACCTAGATATAGAACTACTTGATAGCAGTTTGTTTTTTCAAGTGGGTGTATACAAGCTGACAGATAAACAAAAGCAGTTTATCAAAAGTTTTGGAAAAAAGCTTATCCCTTTTCTGATCAAACATCAAGAGTCTGTAGCACAATTACAAATCAATGGGCATACGTCAAGTGAATGGGCAAAAGAGGAGTACACTAGCAGATACCTTAAGAATGAAAAGCTTTCAATGCAACGTGCCTATTCTGTTTTTTCGACACTATTTCGTACACAAGATACAACTACACAAAAATGGTTAAGTAAGATTATTGTCGGGAGTGGTTTTAGTTCTTCAAAAAAAGAGGTTTTTAATTATATTGAAAATAAAAGATTATCGAGAAGGGTAAGTTTTAAAATAATTACTCAGTAG
- a CDS encoding cytochrome C: protein MTKTTSLVLSALVAGSVFATSAMADASKGQRVYLKKLKSSCKKDGLKTGADLSKKKNRKEWEAIHEAGKLKEEWIGMCPSGEKKINKLRDKDIEDLYDFCWKYANDGEMPACG from the coding sequence ATGACAAAAACTACTTCTTTAGTGTTATCGGCGTTAGTAGCCGGTTCTGTATTTGCTACAAGTGCTATGGCAGATGCTTCAAAAGGGCAAAGAGTTTATTTAAAGAAACTTAAAAGTTCTTGTAAAAAAGATGGACTCAAAACGGGTGCAGATTTATCTAAAAAGAAAAATAGAAAAGAATGGGAAGCTATTCATGAAGCTGGTAAGCTGAAAGAAGAATGGATCGGTATGTGTCCAAGCGGTGAGAAAAAAATTAATAAACTGAGAGACAAAGACATAGAAGATCTTTATGATTTTTGTTGGAAATATGCTAATGACGGTGAAATGCCGGCATGTGGTTAA
- the serB gene encoding phosphoserine phosphatase SerB, translating to MSKLYNKQRKFMLKLAVFDFDSTLMDGETIDFFADELGIGEQVAQITEEAMSGRLDFFESLQQRVGLLKGLDFSVVEKIAHNLPYMPGAIETIAELKKRGMTVVCFSGGFRTATSYAKDILGYDADFSNALHVKDGKLTGLVGGDMMFNFSKGDMLVRLQNILGVSEEETLVCGDGANDLSMFAHAGTRVAFCGREILKKEANIIVDEKDLTKILEHI from the coding sequence ATTTCGAAATTATATAATAAACAGAGGAAATTTATGCTAAAACTTGCAGTATTTGACTTTGATTCTACTCTAATGGACGGTGAAACGATCGATTTTTTTGCCGATGAATTAGGGATAGGGGAACAAGTAGCGCAAATTACAGAAGAAGCAATGAGCGGAAGACTCGACTTCTTTGAATCACTTCAACAGAGGGTAGGGCTTTTAAAAGGGCTTGACTTTTCAGTTGTTGAAAAGATTGCACACAACTTGCCTTATATGCCGGGAGCAATCGAGACAATCGCTGAGCTGAAAAAAAGAGGGATGACGGTTGTATGTTTCTCAGGTGGCTTTAGAACGGCAACTAGTTATGCCAAAGATATTTTAGGATACGACGCAGACTTCTCAAATGCCCTTCATGTAAAAGACGGCAAGCTTACAGGTTTAGTAGGTGGAGATATGATGTTCAACTTCTCAAAAGGTGATATGCTTGTACGTCTGCAAAACATCTTAGGTGTAAGTGAAGAGGAAACTTTAGTGTGCGGTGACGGTGCAAACGATTTGAGTATGTTTGCTCATGCCGGAACACGTGTAGCATTTTGTGGTAGAGAAATCTTAAAAAAAGAAGCCAATATCATCGTAGATGAGAAAGACTTAACAAAAATTTTGGAGCATATATAG
- a CDS encoding methylenetetrahydrofolate reductase, which translates to MFEKLTDKLKNGRYLTLETTPGHNAQFSPTIDKIQDLGLDKLVDGFSTTDNPLAKLKFNALFGAKLLQDRFNKPVIATMSMRDRNKIALQSDLLGANEFDIRAILALTGDPATISDQPNTKGVFEGDSTLLLDIISAFNSGMDYAGKPFNIGPQPIYPFAVVNSYAKNPKTLQKKMQKKIKHGAIGIITQPVYDIENAKQLLELKENANKECCSENKSAELIMGVFPITKLRTAQFLSAHVPGINVPDCWLEKLRKASKGGLEEEYKVGFELSKKLFDDLQELHPKVHLMTANQFQIAKDILV; encoded by the coding sequence TTGTTTGAAAAACTGACAGATAAACTAAAAAACGGCAGATATTTAACTTTAGAGACAACTCCAGGACACAATGCCCAGTTTTCTCCGACGATAGATAAAATTCAAGATCTTGGTTTAGATAAACTCGTAGATGGATTCTCTACAACAGACAACCCTCTTGCAAAGCTTAAATTTAACGCTCTTTTTGGTGCAAAACTGCTTCAAGATAGATTTAATAAGCCTGTAATAGCAACAATGAGTATGCGTGATCGCAATAAGATAGCATTGCAATCCGATCTTTTAGGTGCTAACGAGTTTGACATAAGGGCAATTCTCGCTCTGACTGGAGATCCTGCGACTATCTCCGATCAGCCAAATACAAAAGGTGTTTTTGAAGGTGACAGCACTTTACTCCTAGATATAATCAGTGCATTTAACTCGGGGATGGATTATGCGGGTAAACCTTTCAATATAGGGCCTCAACCGATCTATCCGTTTGCAGTTGTAAACTCTTATGCAAAAAATCCTAAAACGCTACAAAAAAAGATGCAAAAGAAGATCAAACACGGTGCAATCGGAATTATCACGCAACCGGTGTATGATATTGAAAATGCAAAACAACTTTTAGAGTTAAAAGAGAATGCCAATAAAGAGTGTTGTTCTGAGAATAAAAGTGCTGAGCTAATCATGGGAGTTTTTCCAATTACGAAACTTCGTACTGCACAGTTTCTCTCAGCACATGTTCCGGGTATTAACGTACCTGACTGTTGGCTTGAAAAATTGCGTAAAGCAAGTAAAGGCGGTTTAGAAGAGGAGTACAAAGTCGGTTTTGAACTCAGTAAAAAACTCTTTGATGACTTACAAGAACTCCATCCAAAAGTACACTTAATGACTGCAAACCAGTTTCAAATAGCAAAAGATATATTAGTATAG
- the serS gene encoding serine--tRNA ligase translates to MIDLKLLQKDFDEVKRKLLRKGVEESTLETLRVKNEELKEAKKNFEALQAAQNAMSKEFGVYKREGKDISELKARVDENKVKVAEAIEVQRVKQEELESIAMAIPNMPDDNVPDGADEEDNIELKKVLTPREFTFTPKEHWELAEQNGWIDFERGVKLATSRFSVQFGMGARLERALINFMLDFNRGRGFDEVSVPALVNREALEGTGQLPKFEDDLYKVQDPELFLIPTAEVPVTNLYQDEILTEQELPKKMTAYTSCFRKEAGAAGRDTRGMIRQHQFHKVELVAITHPDESEKVFDEMVACASDLLTALELPHRLVNLCTGDLGFGAAHTTDIEVWLPGQNTYREISSISNTREFQARRAKIRFKNGKKNDMVHTLNGSSLAVGRTLVAIMENFQQEDGTITIPQALHPYLGM, encoded by the coding sequence ATGATTGATTTAAAATTATTACAAAAAGATTTTGACGAAGTAAAAAGAAAACTACTAAGAAAAGGTGTTGAAGAGTCTACACTTGAAACTTTAAGAGTAAAAAACGAAGAATTAAAAGAAGCAAAGAAAAACTTTGAAGCGCTTCAAGCTGCACAAAATGCTATGAGTAAAGAGTTTGGTGTATATAAACGTGAGGGAAAAGATATCTCTGAACTAAAAGCTCGTGTTGATGAAAATAAAGTAAAAGTTGCAGAGGCTATTGAAGTGCAGCGTGTAAAACAAGAGGAACTTGAATCTATCGCAATGGCTATCCCTAATATGCCGGATGATAACGTTCCAGATGGTGCTGATGAAGAGGATAATATTGAGCTAAAAAAAGTACTTACTCCTCGTGAGTTTACTTTTACGCCAAAAGAGCACTGGGAACTTGCAGAACAAAACGGCTGGATCGATTTTGAACGTGGTGTAAAACTGGCAACTAGCCGTTTTAGTGTGCAGTTTGGTATGGGTGCAAGACTCGAGCGTGCACTTATAAACTTTATGCTTGACTTTAACCGTGGACGCGGATTTGATGAAGTAAGTGTACCTGCACTTGTTAACAGAGAAGCGTTAGAGGGAACTGGACAGCTTCCTAAATTTGAAGATGATCTTTACAAGGTACAAGACCCAGAGCTTTTCCTTATTCCAACTGCTGAAGTACCGGTTACTAACCTTTACCAAGATGAGATCTTAACAGAGCAAGAGCTTCCTAAAAAGATGACGGCTTATACATCTTGTTTTAGAAAAGAAGCAGGAGCAGCAGGACGTGATACTCGCGGTATGATTCGTCAACACCAGTTCCATAAAGTTGAACTTGTTGCGATCACACACCCTGACGAGAGTGAAAAAGTTTTCGATGAGATGGTAGCGTGTGCATCTGACCTTTTAACTGCACTAGAATTACCTCACCGTTTAGTAAACCTGTGTACGGGTGATCTTGGTTTCGGTGCTGCTCATACTACGGACATCGAAGTTTGGTTACCGGGACAAAATACTTACCGTGAAATCTCTTCTATCTCAAACACAAGAGAGTTCCAAGCACGTCGTGCAAAAATCCGTTTTAAAAACGGCAAGAAAAATGATATGGTGCATACACTTAACGGTTCATCTTTAGCAGTTGGGCGTACACTTGTAGCTATTATGGAAAACTTCCAACAAGAAGACGGGACTATTACAATCCCTCAAGCTTTACACCCTTATTTAGGGATGTAA